The following proteins come from a genomic window of bacterium:
- a CDS encoding tetratricopeptide repeat protein, whose protein sequence is MSTVLAGILTVAGLVIAVVGIYIGYLIARHFFRRSPDKAKVDAIHDKVVGPGARLVPLVGWPEFYSGQLKGDRLKSPYVSLRREEEEQGRDVLKELRDAQATDADIVALCGGGGFGKSRLLVELSKDDPELRFANIGACTQDLRGLMTALAAVLKRGQWFVVDDLQKYPGLGRLLGDLLFQTKARLLVACRDPDEVKELIGDERFKTVVTGLGRMLNVADVVRATGKQAAKIWDISHGIPALAELAARYGDLTQIATGWDLLNSITNDMAAKFKDNGRGVLAEISIRVSVPEDEEPVRANLEAVLKIVEMGYALTGKVGDRVFYKLDPDIIGEFITKEVYFPSGAPSPALQGVLEHMPMCDMPYVLAMLVTLYRGYRVERAAEASRLLLDCLMARPEMKGQTEKPRIGFATSPQPQTPATGEWAAMLIDMVVTAWDAFHRAGVTEQLLQSVQPPALELGETRLMTVLGEALHEAGMYVLAEPLMKRALAIDEKSYGQDHPRVAIDLNDLAQTYKATNRLAEAEPLMKRALAIAEKAYGPDHPDVATGLNNLAQLYEATNRLAEAEPLMKRALAIDEKSYGPMHPDVARDLNNLARHFQDTNRLAEAEPLMKRALAIDEKSYGPEHPNVAIRLNNLAALYQATNRLAEAEPLMKRALAIDEKSYGPDHRSVAMCLGNLAMVYQALNRLAEAEPLLERALAIFERALGTDHPDFATALNDLAALYQATNRLAEAEPLLRRALQIYEQSYDEEHPHVATALSNLAVLLKSTNRMVEGEPLVKRALAIYEKSYGPDHRSVAMCLSNLAALYHALNRLTEAEPLMKRALAIDEKSYGPDHPDVARDLNNLARLYQALNRLAEAEPLSRRQLEIFLKFTRATGHRHPHLQDAVDNYAGLLQDMGRSEDEVQRLLTELASRYGLKLD, encoded by the coding sequence ATGAGCACCGTTTTGGCCGGAATCCTGACCGTCGCCGGGCTCGTGATCGCGGTCGTCGGCATCTACATCGGCTACCTCATCGCCCGGCACTTCTTCAGGCGCTCGCCGGACAAAGCGAAGGTCGACGCTATCCACGACAAGGTCGTCGGTCCGGGAGCGAGGCTTGTGCCGTTGGTCGGCTGGCCGGAGTTCTACAGCGGCCAACTCAAGGGCGACCGGCTGAAGTCTCCGTACGTCTCACTGCGTAGAGAAGAAGAAGAGCAGGGTCGTGACGTGCTGAAGGAACTGCGTGACGCGCAGGCTACGGACGCCGACATCGTAGCTCTGTGCGGCGGCGGCGGCTTCGGCAAGAGCCGCCTGCTGGTAGAGTTGTCCAAAGACGACCCCGAACTCAGATTCGCGAATATTGGCGCCTGCACCCAAGACTTGAGAGGGTTGATGACCGCGCTTGCGGCGGTGCTGAAGCGGGGTCAGTGGTTTGTCGTTGATGACCTGCAGAAGTACCCGGGCCTCGGCCGCCTGCTCGGTGACCTGTTGTTTCAAACCAAGGCCCGCTTGCTCGTTGCCTGCCGGGACCCGGACGAAGTCAAGGAGCTGATCGGGGACGAGCGATTCAAGACTGTGGTCACAGGTCTTGGCCGGATGCTGAACGTCGCCGACGTAGTCAGAGCAACCGGCAAGCAAGCTGCCAAGATATGGGATATCTCGCATGGCATTCCGGCTCTGGCTGAACTGGCCGCGCGCTACGGCGACCTGACGCAGATTGCGACCGGATGGGACTTGCTCAACTCCATCACCAACGACATGGCGGCCAAATTCAAGGACAACGGCCGCGGCGTGTTGGCCGAGATTTCCATTCGCGTTAGTGTCCCCGAGGACGAGGAACCGGTCAGGGCCAACCTTGAGGCAGTACTGAAGATTGTCGAGATGGGCTACGCGCTCACGGGGAAGGTGGGTGACCGTGTGTTCTACAAGCTCGACCCGGACATCATCGGTGAGTTCATCACCAAAGAGGTCTACTTTCCATCGGGCGCGCCGTCCCCAGCTCTGCAAGGGGTGTTGGAGCACATGCCAATGTGCGACATGCCGTACGTCCTGGCGATGCTCGTCACGCTGTACCGGGGCTACCGCGTTGAGCGCGCGGCCGAGGCGAGCAGGCTGCTGTTAGACTGCCTCATGGCGCGGCCGGAGATGAAGGGACAGACCGAGAAGCCGCGGATTGGGTTCGCCACTTCACCACAGCCGCAGACCCCGGCGACCGGGGAATGGGCCGCGATGCTGATTGACATGGTCGTGACTGCTTGGGACGCATTCCATCGGGCCGGCGTTACCGAACAACTGCTCCAGTCGGTGCAGCCGCCTGCCCTTGAACTGGGGGAAACGCGGCTGATGACCGTCCTCGGCGAGGCACTGCATGAGGCAGGCATGTACGTCTTGGCCGAGCCGCTGATGAAGCGCGCGCTCGCGATAGACGAAAAGTCGTATGGGCAGGACCATCCGCGTGTCGCCATAGACCTGAACGACCTCGCCCAGACCTACAAGGCCACGAACCGTCTGGCCGAGGCCGAGCCGTTGATGAAGCGGGCGCTGGCGATAGCGGAGAAAGCGTATGGGCCGGACCATCCTGATGTCGCCACAGGCCTGAACAACCTCGCCCAACTCTATGAGGCCACGAACCGTCTGGCCGAGGCCGAGCCCCTGATGAAGCGGGCGCTGGCGATAGATGAGAAGTCGTACGGGCCCATGCATCCTGATGTCGCCCGGGACCTGAACAACCTCGCCCGGCACTTTCAGGACACGAACCGTCTGGCCGAGGCCGAGCCGTTGATGAAGCGGGCGCTGGCGATAGATGAGAAGTCGTACGGGCCGGAGCATCCGAACGTCGCCATCCGCCTGAACAACCTTGCCGCGCTATACCAGGCCACGAACCGTCTGGCCGAGGCCGAGCCGTTGATGAAGCGGGCGCTCGCGATAGACGAGAAGTCGTATGGGCCGGACCATCGGAGTGTCGCCATGTGTCTCGGTAACCTAGCCATGGTCTACCAAGCCTTGAACCGTCTGGCCGAGGCCGAGCCATTGCTAGAGCGTGCGCTGGCTATCTTTGAGAGGGCGCTTGGCACGGACCACCCGGACTTCGCCACAGCCCTGAACGACCTCGCCGCGCTCTACCAGGCCACGAACCGTCTGGCCGAGGCCGAGCCGTTGTTGCGCCGGGCGCTCCAGATCTACGAACAGAGCTATGACGAGGAGCACCCACACGTGGCCACGGCGCTGAGCAACCTCGCTGTGCTCCTAAAGTCCACGAACCGTATGGTCGAGGGCGAGCCATTGGTGAAGCGTGCGCTGGCGATATACGAGAAGTCGTATGGGCCGGACCATCGGAGTGTCGCCATGTGTCTGAGCAATCTCGCCGCGCTCTACCATGCCTTGAACCGTCTGACCGAGGCCGAGCCATTGATGAAGCGCGCATTGGCGATAGACGAGAAGTCGTACGGGCCGGATCATCCCGATGTCGCCAGAGACCTGAACAACCTCGCTCGACTCTACCAGGCCTTGAACCGTCTGGCCGAGGCGGAACCGCTGAGTCGGCGGCAATTGGAGATATTCCTCAAGTTCACCCGCGCGACCGGACACCGCCATCCGCATCTGCAAGACGCGGTCGATAATTACGCCGGCTTGCTCCAAGACATGGGCCGCAGCGAAGACGAAGTCCAACGGCTCCTGACTGAGCTAGCCTCGCGGTACGGGTTGAAACTAGACTAG